The segment CAGGGGCCGCTTCAGCTTTTACAGGGGCCGCTTCAGCTTTTACAGGGGCAGCTTCAGCTTTTACAGGGGCAGCTTCAGCTTTTACAGTGGCCGCTTCAGCTTTTACAGGGGCCGCTTCAGCTTTTACAGTTGCTGCTTCAGCCTTTACAGGGGCCGCTTCAGCTTTTACAGGGGCCGCTTCAGCTTTTACAGGGGCCGCTTCAGCTTTTGCTGCTCCTTCTTTGGGTGGACATAATTTCCTAGAGAAAACAAGAGGTTTTATTATCATCATGAACTTTGTTTGATGTTTCACCTGTGCTGTGAGTAGACTTTTACAGTTCTATTTTTGACTGGAATGAATtccaaaaatcactgaagttgagacttatatttccctcactaactttaaacatcagctatttgagcagctaaccgatctgctgcagctgtacatagcccatctgtaaatagcccatgcaatctacctacctcatccccatattgtttttatttacttttctgctcttttgcacatcagtatttcgacttgcacatcatcatctgcacatctgtcactccagtgttcatttgctaaattgtaattattttgctactatggcctatttattgccttacctcctcacgccatttgcacacactgtatatagactttttctttctattgtgttattgactgtactcttgtttattccatgtgtaactctgggttgttgtttgtgtcactctgctttgctttttcttggccaagtcgcagttgtaaatgagaacttgttctcaactggcctacctggttgaataaaggttaaaaaaatatatataaaatatatatattacaggtATTACAAATCTGCTACTTACGCTGTATCTGTTGAGTTCTTCACAAAACCACACACTTTGCTCCTCTGCTCCAACTGCTGTTTGAGTGTGGTGATCTCCCCTGTCCAAGCCTCCTTTTCAGTTTTGAATGTCGCTGAGGAGaacagacaaggagaggagatcagaagagaagagcagagaagagaagcaAAGGGAAACCACTTCAGaaatgcacccagagagagagatgcactacGTTACAGTGGCTGACATGTTACCAAATTTCCCCACCTTGTGGCACAAGTGGCTACAAGAATAACAACTCTACTAGAAAAGACTCACATACCTTCAATATCACTCTGCTCCTTCTGTATGGGTGCAAGTACTTCCTCCTTTTGTTTCTTTGTGCCAAAGTGAGAGATAACACAAATATAGGTAAAGGGGAAAAATAACATTCACGCCTACTGTTTGCTGTACATACTAAAAATCCTTATCCGAGTCCTTCAAATCCTTCTACTCAGCACATTCCACTgcgcacagatgtcaattcaacgttTATTCCACATTTgttcaacgtcatttcattgaaattacgtggattttttttttatttttttttgattCAGTCAGTGTATGCCCAGTGGGTTGACAAGCACCATACACCAACCTGGGTCAAATGTTAAATACTTTCAATTGCTTTTTTGATTGCTCTGGTTTAGTGCACCCTGTTCCAAGCTACACAGCCCGAAGCCATTGTCATCACTGTTCAATGCTTGGGggttgcacttttgggactattccattggatCCATTGTACCAGGAAAACGAAATCAAGAACAGCTCCATTACTTGACATACCTGTATGTTCAGTATTCGACCCAGGTCTGTCTAGTGAAGGGCAGCCCTgtacctggagagctactgttctCCAGATTTTCGCTCCAACCCTTATTTAGCACACCTGATTTTACTTTTAACTGCTCACCAATGCCTTATCTAGCTGAATCAGGTATGTTAGgtaagggttggactgaaaatgaacaggatggtagatctccatGAAGAGGGTTGGGCAGTCCTGGTCTAGTCTTTATAGTACACCAATGGTCTATATGTTCAGTATTTAACCCAGGTCTGTCTAGTATGTATAGAACAGTAATGATCTGTCTCTCACCTTCTCTGCCTGGCAGGTCTCGACCTCAGTCtgcttcttcccctcctcttccgtCAGTTTCTTCACCTctgcctccatctcctccacatTCTTCTTCTTCGAGTCTAACTGCCCCTTCAGCAGGTTTTCCACCCACTGCCTCTCCTTGAGTTGGTTGACGCGAGCTTGCTGCATCTGATCCAGATGCAGGTTCTGCAAGGTCAGCTTGGCTTCTGTCAGGGGCTGGCCAAAGACGATCAGGGCCAGGCCCATAGAGACCAGGATTGTTAGGCCTCCTATCACCAATAAAACCCTCATGGCTGCCTCTGGGAGTTTGTgtgggtgttggttctttatgtTCTTTAAGTCTATGTATTTGTCcctgtgtgaatgtatgtgtgtctgcTGGACTtttatgtgtatatactgtatgtatatctatatatcacCTACGTCTTTACAATATTAATTTTGTGTGGCAGAGAGCACAGTGACTATTAAAAGGTTTACCTTATTTACGGAGTCAATGATAATGTGTGGTCGTATGAGTGAGTTTCTATGACTCGTTTGTTACCATAGTCCTCCCATAGCCTACAGCATGAAGCCTGAAGCAAATATATGAACTTCTTTATATATAATTTTgttcctcttcctttcctctacAGTAAATCTGAGGCTTACTGTCATTCCTGGTCCTGTATTCTTCTTCCTGGGTTGCCTCTAGTTTTCTTAGTTCAAAAAATGCTTCGCAATCCAAATTGAAAGCACTGttaaagaacacaaaacacacctCAATCCTCAAAATCTGTGTAAAGAATGATGATGTCTTGTCCAACTCTAGCACCACCTCCTACCACTCCCCACCTCCCTTTATCTGGTTGTGTTATGATTATGGCATAACCGGTTTGACAGTTCAGACAGGTAGGATGGGTCTAATCACGTGGCTAAGGTGTAAGAGAGGATTTCAGGTGAACAAAAGAGCAGAGCAGTCGCGGATATAGTCAATCATAAATAACTTCGATTCAATACAAGTTTGCAAACAGGGAGACACCTCTCACACAGAAGCCAAGAAAAGTGTCTAACTCGCCTTCTCCAAGTAGACCCTAATATTCCAGTCTCACAGCACCAATGTTCCATCAACATCAGCCTGGGAGGTTTGTACGGAGTTCCATCAAAAGACAGTGACTTTGCAAGCTGCTACAGAATGACAGTGTTCAAAAGGTCATCAATACAATAACATACCGAGTATCAGTGTCCTTGATCCTTGTACATCCAGTCTTGCTTCAATCACTTCATTATTAGTTTAATACATAACATACAGCACCGAGCCTATTGACTATCAACCCTTACACAAACGAGTGTTACAAATAGAACACTGCAAATCATGTTTATTACAAAAAAGGGGAAACATACATCTCAATGTATTTTCTCTTCCAAAAAGAATTGTCATAAATGTTTATTTGCATATATATGCTGTATATAAAcaagtgcttgacttgggcagaaGCTCACCAGAGCTGAGTACGGGCACCTCAAATTTTCTATACCTGCACACAAAATGATTAACGGTACTTATTTCAGTCCAAGTATTGTACTGATATAAACTCTATGCTGTTTATACACTCTCACAACTTTACATTTTATGAAACAGTGAAACAAGTAGCAGCAACAAGGAGGTAAATCATGACTGATTCTCCACTGCAAATACACATCTTCTTATTCCAAACCAGTGTTCTTCAATATTCCATTGGGTATTCTATCCTGCCATTTGGTCTATGTATTTACATAGGCCACATGGTTACAGTAATAAATCAGTAAGGTATGTAATTTTGCCCTCTTTTCATATGgtaacaaccctggtttataaggGTGGATATCAACATTGCCACTTGAGCATGTTTTTGTGTGGCAGTAGATGGCTAGCTGGGCTtcgggccagaaggttgaggaAGTCATGCTTCCTGTCTGTTTCATTACAATTTAGTGTGAGCTATTCGTAATGGGTTCATCCACCCCAGAAATAAAAATGATGAAATCCGTGTCAATTTGGTGAAAGCCTATGTTCTATCAGTGGGTAAAATATAACAATTCTCCATGATTTAACTTCTAAGTGATCAGTCTGTGAAGTCAGGAAATCATAAAGGAATGGGTCATACATGGTTCTGTCATTGGAGATAACACACTATCACATTTCATACCGGTTTTAAAACAATTAACTGCACTCCAGATCGCCAAATCAGCCAAAAGATGGTGTGGGCACACTTGTCTAGAACACATCCATCCGTGTATATCGTCATGACAACGTATATTTCGTGTAGATGTGCTCAATCTAAACAGTGTACCAAATTGTTCAATAGTTTCTTCTTTAAGTACCATCTCGTAATGCGCCCTGTGATACTTCACATGCTGATATTGGCTTTGGTAGTATTGTGTGTAGCTACGTTTGCTAACtagcaatttagctagctagcgagtCCAGCGAtagcattgcattgtgggttttgCAGCGATTTTCATATGTTGCTACCAACCACGTTATAATGACAACGtgaaacatttgttcacaaaaaaacattattttcacATATCCTAttagtgtttttttttaacaCTGTTTAACACTGTTAATCATAATAATGAGTGGTCCTGGGTGGATTATCCCTTGAAGAATGTCTGTGAGTCATAATGACATTACTACCCTGCTGTAAGGTTAATGAGCAGGAGCGACCCAACCGCATTCTGAAAATGACAATGCCTATCGCAGGTGACGAAAATCTAATCCTGCCCTGTAAAAAATATGAAGTTGCATTGAATGGCACCTTATTTAGTATCCACTAGGTCTGTTCTGTGAAATAgcctacagtatattatactggtGGTACCCCGCTCTAACGGGTGGTAAATGATTGAAAATGTACATTTAGATGAAATGCAATTCTCGTTGCTGCGTGTGTAGGTGGTGCATGTTTTGATAGGCCTAACCCATTTTATCCATATCTACAGTATTAAAAAACAGCAGTTTACAACATAAATATAATTACTATTGTAATGCATAATGTCACCGTATCTTTGGTCCGCCAAAAGCTTTTGACCACTAATGGGTGCATGGAATTGTTGTTTCTgtctcattaacatattttgagaCGTGCCTTGTAAGAGGCTCTATTTGTTGCATCCGTGAGTGAGAATGCTGTACCAATTTAAGTCCAATGTGGTTGGTAGAGTGTATCATTAATTTTACAATGTGTAAGGGACGAATTGGAATGACAGCTCATCTGAAACCTTACATTTGGTTGAGTGGTTtgatatgtgtcgaactgctatgttttatcttggccaggtcgcagttgcaaatgagaacttgttctcaactagcttacctggttaagtTAAGGATAGGGCTgactactgccccctttggaggaattgcgtgcccatagtaaacagaaaaatatctgtccaaaattgctaatatatgcatataataattattattgaatagaaaacactctaaagcttctaaaaccgttcaaattatgtctgtatgtaaagcagaactctcagggcagccattctcccaaactctctcttgtcatcagaaaagttggtccaactttgacgtcatcgcgcccacccttcccaagcagctACAGACCTGGTAACAGTTTGTATGTCTTCAGTGCGAtgtctgctttcaatggggcttgccAATGTGAGAACCGCGCGACCACGAGACTTTTGGCGGGCTGAAACCTTCGGGTCACGAGCTCTCCAGAGCTCTCTTTCTTccaggtgttatgcaggtgaatgaggacccaaaagcgacttggcgaaaacagagtttttaatccagtaagatacttaacaaaacaaaaggcataatactactcgtaaagacgagaacagactggagacttgatcaagaactgcaggttgcctcgggaaggcacttgaacctagcagactcagacacctgctcaccacgcagcgtctgagggaaacacgacacgacagggcaaaacatagacacagcacggtgaatatagacaaggatccgacagggcaggaacggaaaacaaggagagaaatagggactctaatcagggaaaaggatcgggaacaggtgtgggaagactaaatgattgattaggggaataggaacagctgggagcaggaacggaacgatagagagaagagagagcgggagagtgagagagggagggggagagaggggatagaaagagggaaagaacctaataagaccagcagagggaaacgaatagaaggggaagcacagggacaagacatgataatcaatgacaaaacatgacagtaccccccactcaccgagcgcctcctggcgcactcgaggaggaaccctggcggcaacggaggaaatcatcaataagcgaacggtccagcacgtcccgagacggaacccaactcctctcctcaggaccgtaaccctcccaatccactaagtattggtgaccccgtcccgagaacgcatgtccatgatcttacgtaccttgtaaataggtgcgctctcgacaaggacgggaggggggagggaagacgaacgggggtgcgaagaaagggcttgacacaggagacatggaagacaggatggacgcgacgaagatgtcgcggaagaagcagtcgcacagcgacaggattgacgacctgggagacacggaacggaccaatgaaccgcggagtcaacttacgagaagctgtcgtaagaggaaggttgcgagtggaaagccacactctctggccgcaacaataccttggactcttaatcctgcgtttattggcggctctcacagtctgtgccctgtaacggcaaagtgcagacctcaccctcctccaggtgcgctcacaacgttggacaaacgcttgagcggagggaacgctggactcggcaagctgggatgagaacagaggaggctggtaacccagactactctgaaacggagataacccggtagcagacgaaggaagcgagttgtgagcgtattttgcccaggggagctgttctgcccaagacgcagggtttctgaaagaaaggctgcgtagtatgcgaccaatcgtctgattggccctctctgatgcgcacgagatggtaagcgttacgaaggtccaacttagtaaagcacctggctccctgcagaatctcgaaggctgatgacataaggggaagcggataacgattcttaaccgttatgtcattcagccctcgataatccacgcaggggcgcagagtaccgtccttcttcttaacaaaaaagaaccccgccccggccggagaggaagaaggcactatggtaccggcgtcaagagacacagataaataatcctcgagagccttacgttcgggagccgacagagagtatagtctaccccgaggaggagtggtccccggaaggagatcaatactacaatcatacgaccg is part of the Oncorhynchus gorbuscha isolate QuinsamMale2020 ecotype Even-year linkage group LG09, OgorEven_v1.0, whole genome shotgun sequence genome and harbors:
- the LOC124044026 gene encoding neurofilament heavy polypeptide-like isoform X2, encoding MRVLLVIGGLTILVSMGLALIVFGQPLTEAKLTLQNLHLDQMQQARVNQLKERQWVENLLKGQLDSKKKNVEEMEAEVKKLTEEEGKKQTEVETCQAEKKQKEEVLAPIQKEQSDIEATFKTEKEAWTGEITTLKQQLEQRSKVCGFVKNSTDTAKLCPPKEGAAKAEAAPVKAEAAPVKAEAAPVKAEAATVKAEAAPVKAEAATVKAEAAPVKAEAAPVKAEAAPVKAEAAPVKAEAAPVKAEAAPVKAEAAPVKAEEAPVKAEESPVKAEAAPVKAEETAVQGEPASVKVEAAAVKAEEVPAQAEADPAPKQ
- the LOC124044026 gene encoding neurofilament heavy polypeptide-like isoform X3, producing MTPLTEAKLTLQNLHLDQMQQARVNQLKERQWVENLLKGQLDSKKKNVEEMEAEVKKLTEEEGKKQTEVETCQAEKKQKEEVLAPIQKEQSDIEATFKTEKEAWTGEITTLKQQLEQRSKVCGFVKNSTDTAKLCPPKEGAAKAEAAPVKAEAAPVKAEAAPVKAEAATVKAEAAPVKAEAATVKAEAAPVKAEAAPVKAEAAPVKAEAAPVKAEAAPVKAEAAPVKAEAAPVKAEEAPVKAEESPVKAEAAPVKAEETAVQGEPASVKVEAAAVKAEEVPAQAEADPAPKHSSDAT
- the LOC124044026 gene encoding neurofilament heavy polypeptide-like isoform X1, with the protein product MRVLLVIGGLTILVSMGLALIVFGQPLTEAKLTLQNLHLDQMQQARVNQLKERQWVENLLKGQLDSKKKNVEEMEAEVKKLTEEEGKKQTEVETCQAEKKQKEEVLAPIQKEQSDIEATFKTEKEAWTGEITTLKQQLEQRSKVCGFVKNSTDTAKLCPPKEGAAKAEAAPVKAEAAPVKAEAAPVKAEAATVKAEAAPVKAEAATVKAEAAPVKAEAAPVKAEAAPVKAEAAPVKAEAAPVKAEAAPVKAEAAPVKAEEAPVKAEESPVKAEAAPVKAEETAVQGEPASVKVEAAAVKAEEVPAQAEADPAPKHSSDAT